The following nucleotide sequence is from Synchiropus splendidus isolate RoL2022-P1 chromosome 14, RoL_Sspl_1.0, whole genome shotgun sequence.
GAGATGTAATGGGACGTTGGAAGTCCTATTTTCCAATCAGGAGGAGTGAGGCTGGCATGAGGGAGGCAGGGGAGgaaaagagagggaggaagactATAATTTAGAAACATCTCCCACTATGAGCAAATCATCATAAGCACTATTGACTATTGCTGTATCACTTACTTCGATTCACAGAGCACTTTTCATATCACTAGATGCTTTCCTTATAGATGACTCTTTCCTTCTTTACTTCAACATGTTTCGTAGCATTCGTTACTTTCTTTTTAGGGGCATAGCTGCAATGCTTAATATTCATCACACTTAAAGACATTACACTACCACAGTAATCTGATGGAAGATTTGAAGTTGTTTGATTCCAAGATGGCGcagacgaaggctggcctggcattatcgtgcatgttattttgccTGTTTTAGTGTTTTCACTGTGCATCTGCGTGTTCTCACACCCAGAATGAGTTGATTAATATCAGGTCTTTTACTACGCCTGGCTTATTACCTGCATTGTTGGTCTCAGTTTCAGAGTTAGAGCACTTTTTGGCTGGACAGAGGAGACttaggaggagagggaaacacaCTGCTGTTCACTTGTTCACCTTCGTCGAAGTGGATCGCGTACACCCATTCCCGGGATATTCCTCTCCATTATATTATTCTCGCTCAGTAATAAGACGGATGAACTGGTGCTGATGTTGAGAAGGACAgagacttttcctcctcttatgttttgtgtttcatggagACATGGTTGTGCAAACTAATCCTAGACAATGCACTTCACCTGGTGGGATTCCAGCTTCACCCTGCGGACCAAGTTCTGGAGCTCACGCCCCACAAAaacataaggtcctcacaagggtttTTATGAataactggtccccacaagtgaggataggtcagacacacacacatggctgTCTGTCCAATAAACAGACTGATACAACAAACCCTtaggtagatgaaatacaagttttgtaatttgtattttttaacaacatttattttaattatttattgttgCCAATTACTCTATTTCGAAATAATGATCCTAAAACAAACTTCCTCTTACAAAAACGGATGTTGATGTTGCATCCAGCCTTTGAGCCTAAATTCACTTTAAAGCAGAGATTGTACAATTGATAAGAATTTTGTTCTGCCCACACCATCGACAAGGTTTTAGCCCCTTGGGTCTGGACAGCACACGCTGCAACACATGGTCGTCATTTTACCAAGTTATGATCATTAATACATGCTGTGGCACATGTGAGGCAGgggccaacaaaaaaaaaaataaaaaaaggacatcATAATTACATGTTATGTTGATTCATTAATGCTGGTCAGTTAAAAGACACACAATAAGGGATACCTGAGCACACGCTCTCATGCACATGACCTGCGTCTCTCAACAGACTGACTGACAAGGCGCCTGAGAGATAATTGCTGTGCTTGGATTTGAACAGGCTCATTCTAAAACATCTCAGGCCCTGGCTGTTCGGGTGTGTGACTGGTGTATAATTGATTCAGAGTGGGAGGAGGCGCTTACTACCAGATCCGAGCATAATGACTTCAGATAATTAGCACGCAACATCGGAAAAGAAACTCTATTCGATTGTGGGAGTCTTTTCTTACTaagagagcgagcgagagagaagggaggagggaggagggagaatgAGGGGGAGGTCCGTGGAGGTGCAGGAGCTCATTTGTGAGGAACAGCCACAGTCGCGCATACAGACATGCTTGTGCTCTGACATCAGCTGAGATAAGACTGAGGCACATCCTTCGCTGCAGACTTGAAAACTCTGAGACGTGTTGTTTTTCCAAGCCATGTAGGAGACTCTACTTTTGACCAGTTTGTTTTTGGACTATGATCATCAACACCTGGGTTTGTTGAGCCGTGAACAACTGTCTACTGGGATTTGAGCAACAGGATGGTTCTGGATACAGAGGAGAGTGAGTATTGATGGCTCATGTAACTTGAGAGCACTGTTGAATGTGATGAAAGAAGTTAGAATTCCGAATCAAGTAATAACCCTGAGTGATTGTTGGCCACTGATGTGACAAAGCTGGagaaccaaataaatacatCCATGTTGTCCTGGATCTGGCCTGTGGCTTCCTCCCAGCATGGGAAAGATCCATTGGTTTACATATGGAAGGCCCTTTAACCATCTCAAATGTGAGGCTTCTGCATTTGGACAATATATAATTGACAGTTCTCTCACCCACCAAAACATGCAGAGGTTCATCAGTAGTATAAtgttgtactgtatgtgtgtttctGTAAGTGCCCTCCAATGGACTTGCCCCAAGTGAGATATGGGGTGCAGCCCCATGAGCCCCCATAAtaagaaagacaaaatgaattTGATATCAATAGACAAACTATTTGGGAGCAGTACAAGTCTGCAGTCATAATGTTTTGATGCCAAACTCCTATATAAACAGTTGTTAAGTGAAAGCTGAACAACATCAGGGCAGTGGCTATGACATGGCTTAAGTGAATTaactaaatgaaataaatattcatatgcAACAATAACCAAGATAGAATTCTATATTGCTGATATGTTGCCATCCAAGGTGAGTAACTAACTGTTCTATGTTTAAAATGTATGCTTAAATGTCATGAtacaaaagagttcttgagCTTTGGATTCTTTGTCTCCACTTTAGGTGTGTCTCTGGTGTCCCTCCAGTCCAGAGACAAGCCAAGAGGCTGCGCAGGCTGCAACGGTAGGATCCGAGATCGGTTCATGCTGCAGGCCATGGACAGGTACTGGCACGAGGACTGTCTCAAGTGTGCCTGCTGCGACTGCCGCCTGGGCAGGGTGGGCTCCACCCTCTACACCCGGTCCAACCTCATACTGTGCCGCAGGGACTATCTGAGGTAAGTGCCCTGGCTCATATTGGAAGATGTgaaattacatttgaaaacagcGTTAGAGAGTTTGGCAACACAAAAGATCCTCTTGTTAAATGCTCAgatttcaaaacattcaaaacaCTGACCACACCAAAGTTTTAATTCTGCCATCAAAATGGGATTTGGGAGGTAACTAACAAGAGATGACCGTTTTAGCTAATATACATAACTTGTAATCTTCTCCACCAATATCTTCCAATTCCATGGGGAATTGACCCAGGACGTCTGTGGACACATGGAAGATGGAAATATTTAacactaatataataata
It contains:
- the LOC128771297 gene encoding rhombotin-1-like, with product MVLDTEESVSLVSLQSRDKPRGCAGCNGRIRDRFMLQAMDRYWHEDCLKCACCDCRLGRVGSTLYTRSNLILCRRDYLRLFGVTGNCAACSKLIPAFEMVMRARDNVYHLDCFACQLCRQRFCVGDKFFLKNNMILCQLDYEGAHPNGSAEKLYH